The Vigna angularis cultivar LongXiaoDou No.4 chromosome 9, ASM1680809v1, whole genome shotgun sequence DNA window AAGGGGTACTTGTTCTTAATAGTGAGCTTGTTTAGATGCCTGTAGTCAACACATAGCCTAGAagttccatccttcttcttcaccaacaaAACAGGCGCACCCCATGGTGAGACACTGCGTCTGATAAACTGCTTCTCTAGTagctcttcaatttgcttcttcagCTCTGCTAACTCCGCTGGAGTCATTCGGTAAGGGGCTATAGAAATTGGTCCTGCTCCTGAGACCAAGTCTATAGAGAACTCTACCTCTCTCGGAGGAGGTAGACCAGGAACTTCTTCGGGGAACACATCTGGAAAGTCATTTACCACCAAAAGGTCTCCATTAGCTGAAAGGTTCACGTTTGGAAGTACGTccatgtgtgacatgatcaagaAAATGCAAGCACCCTCTATAAGGTCTTGCCTTAACACCCCAAGTGACAAGGGTAAGTTTTCCTCTTCATTAGGAAAGATTAGCTTCTTTCCATCGTAGTCCAGGAGAACATGATTGGCAGTTAACCAATCGATTCCCAAGATTACATCTAGCCCCTACAGGGGTAATCAGATAAGGTTCACTCTGAACCTGCGCCCTTCCacctcaataggacatctaGAACACACCTTAGACGTCCTCACTAACCCCGTTGCTGGTGTAGATACCAACAGGTCGCACTGAAGCTCTTTGACAACCAAACTCAACCTCTCCACACAAGCCTCGGACACAAAAGAATGTGTCGCCCCCAAATCAAACAAAGTCACACATGAAGCTCCAAATAACAAGCAGCTGCTAACTATCAGGTTACCTGCATTGACTGCCTCAGCTCCAGTCAAGGcgtaaactcttcttgttgctTGCGGCCTGACATTGCCACCTCTCTGTACTGCTCTCCCCAATGGGCGTGGCGATGGTCCTGTCCTCCTGACTGTAGAACAGTCTCTAGCATAATGGTCGTTCCGTCTGCAGATGTTACACCTCTTGTACCCTATCAGCTGAGGGCACACAGATTGGAGGTGTGGTCCCCCACACATGAAGCATCGGACTGGGCTGGCAAAACTGGATTGCCCTTGCTGTACTGAAGGCTGAGATGATGAACCCCTAGACCCAGAAGAGGTAGGTCTAGAGAAAGGGGTCGTCCTAGAGCTGGATCCACCCCTCGATACTGCAGGTCCTCCAACCCTCAGTGGTTGGATCCGCTGATTCTGTGGCCCTTCTGGTTCTCCCTTGGACTTCTACATATCACGGGCCATCTCCACTAAAGCGGAGAACTCTCTGATGCGCAACCCCTTCACCAGCAACTTTATATCCTTCCTCAGcccattttcaaatttcctgCACTGCCAATCTTCATCTACCGTCATGGTGTTGAAGCAGAGAAGGTGTTTGAATCGATCCGCATACTCAAAAACTGATCTGTTGCCTTGTGCTAGCTCTAGAAACTCCACTTCTTTTGCAAATCTCACACTGTCTAGAAAGTATTCAGTGTAAAATTTGGTCTTGAATAACTCCCAAGTAATAGGAGTCTCTCTTCTAGTCAAGATCATCTTCATGCTGTTCCACCAATGGCCAGCTTCTCCTGTTAGCAAATACTGGGTGTAGGCCAGTTTTCTCTCATCAGGATACCCTTTTGCCTCAAAGATACGTTCCATGTCTTGGAACCAGTGATCAACTTCATCAGGACTGAACTTTCCATTAAACCTGGCTGGATGGTGTTGAAGAAAACTCTCCAAGGTCCACTCTTGAGTTGGAGCAGCAGATGAGGTAGCACCGGGAGTGGGTACACCTCTAGCCAGCATCTCCATGAGTTGTCTTTGCGTGTTATCAGTCTCCATCCTTGCATTGTTAGCTGACACCCTTACAGCTTCTAAACTTTGTAGAGCAATGTTTTTTTTTGCACTAAGGCAGCATTCTGCTGCTGCAGTGCCTCAAGTAT harbors:
- the LOC108346494 gene encoding uncharacterized protein LOC108346494, whose amino-acid sequence is METDNTQRQLMEMLARGVPTPGATSSAAPTQEWTLESFLQHHPARFNGKFSPDEVDHWFQDMERIFEAKGYPDERKLAYTQYLLTGEAGHWWNSMKMILTRRETPITWELFKTKFYTEYFLDSVRFAKEVEFLELAQGNRSVFEYADRFKHLLCFNTMTVDEDWQCRKFENGLRKDIKLLKSKGEPEGPQNQRIQPLRVGGPAVSRGGSSSRTTPFSRPTSSGSRGSSSQPSVQQGQSSFASPVRCFMCGGPHLQSVCPQLIGYKRCNICRRNDHYARDCSTVRRTGPSPRPLGRAVQRGGNVRPQATRRVYALTGAEAVNAGNLIVSSCLLFGASCVTLFDLGATHSFVSEACVERLSLVVKELQCDLLVSTPATGLVRTSKGLDVILGIDWLTANHVLLDYDGKKLIFPNEEENLPLSLGVLRQDLIEGACIFLIMSHMDVLPNVNLSANGDLLVVNDFPDVFPEEVPGLPPPREVEFSIDLVSGAGPISIAPYRMTPAELAELKKQIEELLEKQFIRRSVSPWGAPVLLVKKKDGTSRLCVDYRHLNKLTIKNKYPLPRIDDLMDQLYGATVFSKIDLRSGYYQFW